From a region of the Deltaproteobacteria bacterium genome:
- a CDS encoding DUF4118 domain-containing protein, with amino-acid sequence MEPKRPDPDELLDQAMAEEERLSQGKLKIFFGAAPGVGKTYAMLAAAQKQREEGVDIVVGIAESHGRKETAAFLEGLEILPCRMHSYRGREIREFDLDAALLRNPSLIVVDELAHTNVPGSRHKKRWQDVQELLATGISVYTTVNVQHLESLNDIVQQITGVVVRETFPDSFLYRADEIELIDLPPEDLLQRLKEGKVYIPDQVERASENFFRKGNLIALRELALRSTAERVEEQMVCYRRDKGVQEIWPASERILVCISPNPRSIRLIRAARRMAAGLRAEWIAVHVEAPAQIKPSDHDLKLLADHMRLAENLGAKTATLTGQKVSEELLSYARQRNVTKIIVGKPMHPRWKDRLFGSPLDEIIRGSGSIDIYVITGDAAENSIKPDTRTSSPKIKSREWYWSIGAVALSTVVARLTFPYLDRTDVAMIYLLGIVVTSTRTSRWPALVATLLSVAAFDFFFVPPFFTFAVSDIRFLATFGVMFVVAYVISRLT; translated from the coding sequence ATGGAACCGAAACGACCCGATCCCGACGAACTCCTTGACCAGGCGATGGCCGAGGAGGAGCGTCTAAGCCAGGGTAAACTGAAGATATTCTTCGGCGCCGCACCGGGAGTGGGCAAGACGTACGCGATGTTGGCGGCCGCGCAGAAACAACGCGAAGAAGGCGTTGATATCGTTGTCGGGATTGCGGAGAGCCATGGCAGAAAGGAGACAGCGGCTTTTCTTGAGGGTCTCGAAATCTTGCCTTGTCGGATGCATTCCTATCGAGGCAGGGAAATTCGGGAGTTTGACCTCGATGCCGCCCTGCTCCGCAATCCCTCACTGATTGTCGTTGACGAATTAGCCCACACGAATGTGCCCGGATCCAGGCACAAGAAACGCTGGCAGGATGTCCAAGAGCTACTTGCTACGGGTATTTCGGTTTACACTACAGTCAATGTGCAGCACTTGGAGAGCCTTAACGACATTGTACAACAAATTACCGGTGTTGTCGTCCGGGAAACATTCCCTGACTCCTTCCTGTACCGGGCGGACGAAATAGAGCTGATTGACTTGCCGCCGGAGGATCTGTTGCAACGTCTAAAAGAAGGCAAGGTCTATATCCCCGACCAGGTGGAAAGGGCGAGCGAAAATTTTTTCCGCAAGGGCAACCTGATCGCTTTGAGAGAGCTGGCCCTGAGGAGCACCGCCGAGCGGGTGGAAGAGCAGATGGTATGCTACCGGCGCGATAAAGGCGTTCAAGAAATATGGCCGGCATCGGAGCGAATTCTCGTCTGCATCAGCCCCAACCCCCGTTCAATTCGCCTCATTCGCGCGGCCCGCAGGATGGCCGCCGGCCTGCGAGCCGAGTGGATTGCCGTACATGTAGAAGCACCTGCCCAGATCAAACCGTCGGACCACGACCTTAAGTTGCTGGCTGACCATATGAGGCTGGCAGAAAACCTGGGAGCGAAAACCGCAACGCTTACGGGACAAAAGGTAAGCGAAGAGCTGCTTAGCTATGCCAGACAGCGTAATGTCACCAAGATCATTGTTGGCAAGCCGATGCACCCGCGCTGGAAGGACAGGCTCTTTGGATCGCCGCTGGACGAAATCATCAGGGGAAGCGGCAGCATAGATATCTATGTGATCACGGGAGACGCAGCGGAAAACTCCATTAAGCCGGATACTAGGACCTCATCGCCTAAAATCAAATCTCGAGAGTGGTACTGGAGTATTGGAGCCGTTGCATTAAGCACTGTCGTGGCGCGTCTGACCTTTCCCTACCTAGACAGGACGGATGTGGCAATGATCTATCTCCTGGGCATTGTCGTCACCTCGACGCGTACCAGTCGCTGGCCCGCTCTAGTTGCCACCTTGCTGAGCGTAGCCGCCTTCGACTTCTTTTTTGTGCCCCCCTTTTTTACGTTTGCCGTAAGTGATATCCGCTTTCTGGCAACATTTGGCGTCATGTTTGTTGTTGCTTATGTAATTTCACGACTGAC
- the kdpC gene encoding potassium-transporting ATPase subunit KdpC — MWQQIRSAVILLLVLSLLTGLIYPLAVTGVAQVLFSRQANGSLIEKNGQKIASELVGQSFEEFRYFWGRPSATTPVPYNGISSTGSNLGPSNPDLKTVVLKRIAILCAADPHNLLPIPADLVTSSGSGLDPHISPAAALYQVSRVARVRGIREKEVAALVRAHIEDRQFGILGESTVHVLRLNMALDTLR; from the coding sequence ATGTGGCAACAGATACGCTCAGCGGTTATACTTCTTCTTGTCCTAAGCCTGCTCACGGGACTCATTTATCCCCTTGCAGTTACGGGAGTGGCGCAAGTGCTCTTCTCACGTCAGGCAAACGGTAGTCTTATTGAGAAGAACGGACAAAAAATCGCCTCGGAACTTGTCGGTCAATCGTTTGAGGAATTCAGGTATTTCTGGGGACGGCCTTCGGCAACGACGCCTGTGCCTTACAATGGGATTTCATCCACAGGCTCGAATTTAGGTCCTTCAAATCCTGACCTGAAGACGGTCGTGCTCAAACGGATTGCTATTCTGTGCGCTGCCGATCCCCATAATCTGCTGCCAATACCGGCAGATCTCGTAACATCTTCCGGAAGTGGACTTGATCCGCACATCAGTCCGGCAGCCGCGCTATACCAGGTATCGCGCGTGGCCAGGGTACGTGGTATCCGTGAAAAGGAGGTCGCAGCACTTGTCAGAGCACACATCGAGGACAGACAGTTTGGAATATTAGGTGAATCCACGGTGCATGTTCTGCGGTTAAATATGGCACTGGATACCCTGCGCTGA
- the kdpB gene encoding potassium-transporting ATPase subunit KdpB, with translation METKGFSLFDKKFIWPAICDAFLKLNPLHLIKNPVMFVVEIGCIFTTILFILSLFGQGEERASFILSVSLWLWFTVLFANFAEAMAEGRGKAQARSLKGSRRDVTAKRLSRADWHAEAEIVPGSLLKKGDLVLAEAGETIPGDGEVVVGVASVDESAITGESAPVIRESGGDRSAVTGGTRVLSDSLIIRITANPGETFLDKMISMVEGAKRQKTPNEIALGILLAGLTLIFLLATVTLIPFSIYSVRATGQGSPATMTVIVALLVCLIPTTIGGLLSAIGIAGMDRMIQANVIAMSGKAVEAAGDVDVLLLDKTGTITLGNREATEFLPVPGISVQKLADAAQLASLADETPEGRSIVILSKKSHGIRERDIKTLGAHFIPFTAKSRMSGVDLGNREIRKGAAEAIESYLKDRGGYYPDEVTSIVEDIAIRGGTPLVVVEDSQVLGVVRLSDVVKGGIRERFGELRRMGIRTVMITGDNPLTAAAVAAEAGVDDFLAQALPEAKLNLIRTYQAQGHLVAMTGDGTNDAPALAQADVAVAMNTGTQAAKEAGNLIDLDSNPTKLIEIVEIGKQLLMTRGTLTTFSIANDVAKYFAILPAAFLGIYPGLAVLNIMALSTPQSAILSAVIFNALIIVALIPLALRGVRFRPMSAARILRRNLLIYGVGGLIVPFVGIKAIDMLLAFFHLT, from the coding sequence ATGGAAACAAAAGGATTTTCTCTCTTTGACAAGAAGTTTATCTGGCCGGCTATCTGCGATGCCTTTCTAAAACTCAATCCCCTTCATCTTATCAAGAATCCAGTAATGTTCGTTGTGGAGATCGGCTGCATCTTTACCACAATTCTTTTCATTCTATCGCTCTTTGGACAGGGAGAGGAACGAGCGTCCTTTATTCTCAGCGTGAGCCTCTGGTTATGGTTTACCGTCCTTTTTGCCAACTTTGCCGAAGCCATGGCAGAAGGAAGAGGGAAGGCACAGGCCAGGTCGCTGAAAGGTTCGCGGCGCGACGTGACGGCAAAGCGTCTTTCCAGAGCTGATTGGCATGCTGAAGCAGAAATCGTTCCTGGTTCGCTGCTCAAAAAAGGGGACCTGGTGCTTGCTGAAGCGGGTGAGACCATTCCCGGAGACGGAGAGGTCGTCGTGGGTGTGGCCTCAGTAGACGAAAGCGCCATTACGGGTGAAAGTGCTCCGGTAATAAGGGAAAGTGGTGGAGACAGAAGTGCCGTCACGGGTGGAACAAGAGTGCTTTCGGACTCCCTGATCATCCGCATTACGGCAAATCCTGGGGAAACGTTCCTCGATAAAATGATTAGCATGGTGGAGGGGGCCAAACGTCAAAAAACGCCCAACGAAATCGCCCTCGGCATTCTACTCGCCGGTCTCACACTCATTTTTCTCCTTGCTACGGTAACCCTGATCCCTTTCTCGATCTACAGCGTTAGGGCCACAGGACAGGGTTCGCCGGCGACCATGACGGTCATTGTGGCCCTGCTGGTATGCCTCATCCCTACCACCATCGGTGGCCTTCTTTCTGCTATTGGCATCGCCGGAATGGACCGTATGATCCAGGCAAATGTCATCGCCATGTCCGGTAAAGCCGTAGAAGCAGCCGGCGATGTAGACGTCCTGCTCCTCGACAAAACGGGCACCATAACATTAGGAAATCGCGAGGCAACTGAATTTCTGCCAGTGCCGGGAATATCCGTTCAGAAACTGGCTGATGCGGCCCAGCTTGCCTCGCTTGCCGATGAAACACCGGAGGGGCGCAGCATTGTCATCCTATCCAAGAAATCCCACGGTATCCGCGAACGGGATATTAAAACACTGGGTGCTCATTTTATTCCCTTTACGGCCAAGAGCCGTATGAGCGGTGTCGATCTTGGCAACCGGGAGATTCGCAAAGGAGCTGCCGAGGCGATAGAATCTTACCTAAAAGATCGGGGTGGCTATTACCCTGATGAGGTTACCTCAATAGTCGAAGACATAGCGATACGAGGCGGCACCCCCCTTGTTGTTGTGGAAGATTCGCAGGTTTTGGGCGTAGTGCGCTTGAGCGATGTGGTGAAGGGCGGCATTCGCGAACGCTTCGGGGAATTGCGCCGGATGGGTATTCGCACGGTCATGATCACCGGTGATAACCCGCTGACGGCAGCCGCTGTAGCCGCCGAAGCGGGTGTGGACGACTTCCTGGCCCAGGCGCTGCCGGAGGCGAAGTTGAATCTGATACGCACCTATCAAGCTCAAGGACATCTTGTGGCGATGACGGGCGACGGAACGAATGATGCGCCGGCGTTGGCGCAGGCAGATGTGGCCGTAGCCATGAATACGGGGACGCAGGCGGCGAAGGAAGCCGGAAATCTCATTGACCTTGACTCCAACCCCACAAAACTGATCGAGATCGTTGAGATCGGCAAGCAACTCCTCATGACTCGGGGTACGCTCACCACCTTCAGTATTGCCAACGACGTGGCCAAATACTTTGCCATCTTGCCGGCAGCCTTTTTGGGAATATATCCAGGTTTGGCGGTTCTGAATATCATGGCCCTTTCAACACCACAAAGCGCTATCCTATCGGCGGTCATCTTCAATGCCCTGATCATAGTGGCCCTGATTCCCCTCGCTCTACGCGGCGTTAGGTTCCGACCGATGAGTGCCGCCAGGATTCTCCGCCGCAATCTGCTTATCTATGGCGTTGGCGGGCTGATCGTCCCCTTTGTCGGAATCAAGGCCATAGATATGCTCCTGGCATTTTTTCATTTGACGTAA
- the kdpF gene encoding K(+)-transporting ATPase subunit F, with amino-acid sequence MTALYVIGLIIVIGLVVYLFTALLRPELFS; translated from the coding sequence ATGACAGCACTCTACGTTATCGGCTTGATTATTGTCATCGGACTTGTCGTTTATCTCTTTACGGCCCTGCTCAGACCGGAGTTATTCTCATGA
- a CDS encoding helix-turn-helix transcriptional regulator produces the protein MDRKLFQKDVADMIGVSECTVYNWEGSGHEPEIKHMPKIIGFLGYVPFDCQRDVLGRLSYFKKIKGLSLRELGKLIGRDPDQLSSWLSHQKKSYPRNLDHINHFLSKHGLPVAQV, from the coding sequence ATGGATAGAAAGCTTTTCCAAAAGGATGTGGCTGACATGATCGGGGTTTCAGAGTGTACTGTTTACAATTGGGAAGGTAGTGGCCATGAACCGGAAATCAAACATATGCCGAAGATTATAGGATTTTTAGGTTATGTACCGTTTGATTGTCAAAGAGATGTTCTGGGAAGGCTATCCTATTTTAAGAAGATCAAGGGGTTGAGCTTACGTGAGTTAGGAAAATTGATAGGCAGGGATCCTGATCAACTTTCAAGCTGGCTGAGTCATCAAAAGAAATCCTACCCTCGCAATCTTGATCATATAAATCATTTTCTTTCAAAGCATGGGCTACCGGTCGCTCAAGTATAG
- a CDS encoding amino acid ABC transporter permease, whose translation MPTGFDFTVIGTNLTYFFIGRYPHGPLGGIALTLYLAVVACLLSFLGGLLLGLMSVSHSRALKYSSLTIVNIIRGMPLLMVIFWMYFLLPALLGHTVNESWTVIMALTLFTSAYMSQIVKAGVESIPREQTEAALSTGLHPWQAMVYIVLPQGLRNMIPSFVNQFVSMIKDTSLAFIVGVSELTHVATQINNRTINYPTEIFFFIAVIYFIICFAFTSLSRWLEKNLAWKR comes from the coding sequence ATGCCGACAGGCTTTGATTTTACCGTTATTGGAACGAATTTAACCTACTTTTTCATCGGACGGTATCCCCATGGTCCTCTGGGTGGGATTGCCCTTACCCTGTATCTCGCGGTGGTAGCGTGCCTCCTCTCTTTTTTGGGCGGGTTGCTGCTTGGTCTGATGAGTGTATCGCATAGTCGGGCGCTAAAATATAGTTCCCTGACAATCGTTAATATTATTCGTGGCATGCCGCTATTAATGGTAATATTCTGGATGTATTTTCTGCTTCCGGCATTGCTGGGACATACCGTCAATGAAAGCTGGACGGTCATTATGGCGCTGACGCTCTTTACCTCGGCCTATATGTCGCAGATCGTCAAGGCGGGCGTGGAAAGTATCCCCCGTGAGCAAACCGAGGCGGCGCTTTCAACGGGACTTCACCCCTGGCAGGCGATGGTCTATATCGTGCTGCCGCAGGGGCTGCGCAATATGATCCCCTCCTTCGTGAATCAGTTTGTTTCCATGATCAAGGATACATCCCTGGCCTTTATCGTGGGCGTTTCCGAATTGACGCACGTGGCGACTCAGATTAACAACCGGACGATCAATTATCCTACCGAGATATTCTTTTTCATCGCCGTCATCTATTTTATTATCTGCTTTGCCTTCACCAGTCTTTCCCGATGGCTCGAAAAGAACCTTGCCTGGAAACGGTAA
- a CDS encoding amino acid ABC transporter permease → MKYNFDWSVVTSGKYFEWLVSGLNITIQLSLISIFFSFLLGLLIAVMRMSSVRPVRWFAYGYLEFFRNTPLLVQIFFWYFGSYKILPDAVNNWMNTLNFEFSAAVIALTIYTSAFIAEDIRSGIRSIPKEQMEAAQSSGFSYLRSMQYIILPQAVRLTIPPLINQFLNLNKNSSLAMTIGVAELTYQARQVESYTFKGFEAFTAATLVYVVLSVVITSLVTLYNRKFLAPMKAH, encoded by the coding sequence CTGAAATATAACTTCGATTGGTCTGTAGTTACCTCCGGAAAATATTTTGAGTGGCTGGTTTCCGGCCTCAACATCACGATTCAGCTTTCGCTGATATCCATCTTTTTTTCCTTTTTGTTGGGGCTGCTCATTGCGGTGATGCGGATGAGCAGTGTGAGGCCGGTCCGCTGGTTCGCGTACGGCTATCTGGAATTTTTCCGGAACACGCCGCTTCTGGTTCAGATATTTTTCTGGTACTTCGGCTCCTACAAGATATTGCCGGATGCCGTGAACAACTGGATGAATACGCTGAATTTTGAATTTTCCGCGGCAGTCATTGCTTTAACCATATACACCTCCGCATTTATTGCCGAGGATATTCGCTCCGGCATTCGCTCCATTCCCAAGGAGCAAATGGAGGCGGCGCAAAGCTCCGGCTTTTCGTATCTGCGCTCCATGCAGTATATCATCTTGCCCCAGGCGGTGCGATTAACCATTCCGCCGCTCATAAACCAGTTTCTCAACCTGAACAAGAACTCTTCCCTGGCAATGACGATCGGCGTTGCGGAGCTTACCTACCAGGCACGCCAGGTAGAGAGTTACACCTTTAAGGGATTTGAAGCATTTACGGCGGCAACGCTTGTGTACGTAGTCCTTTCCGTGGTCATTACGAGTTTGGTAACCCTCTACAACAGGAAATTCCTCGCTCCCATGAAGGCTCACTGA
- a CDS encoding ABC transporter substrate-binding protein encodes MRKVAIMAMSLVIVAGLCGALLAADTLEMVKKKGVLVAGVKDSTPGFGFVDEKTRQIIGYDVDFVAAIANKLGVKLELKPVTSASRMPQLVEGNIDIIAATMTATPERAKQIDFSLTYFFTGQKFIVKKGTVKSLADLNGKRIGTAKGSTSEQNASKALPKATILSFDDYPQALLALQQGKVFAATTDESILANLLGNAPNKDQYEIPDIQISDEPYGLGMRKGDKNFVDFVNKTLLEMEKSGEARKIFDKWFGPGATIALKRGSFKITEGNRITEK; translated from the coding sequence ATGAGGAAAGTTGCAATTATGGCGATGTCTCTGGTGATTGTTGCCGGTCTGTGCGGGGCTTTACTGGCGGCGGACACGCTGGAGATGGTCAAGAAAAAGGGCGTTCTTGTGGCGGGAGTGAAGGATTCCACTCCGGGATTTGGCTTCGTGGATGAAAAGACGCGTCAGATTATCGGCTATGATGTGGATTTTGTCGCGGCAATAGCAAACAAACTGGGCGTGAAGCTTGAACTGAAACCGGTGACCTCGGCCAGCCGGATGCCGCAGTTGGTCGAGGGCAATATTGACATTATTGCCGCAACGATGACGGCCACCCCTGAACGGGCCAAGCAGATTGATTTCAGCTTGACGTACTTTTTTACGGGGCAGAAATTTATTGTAAAAAAGGGAACGGTGAAGAGTCTGGCCGACCTTAACGGGAAACGGATCGGAACCGCAAAGGGATCAACGTCGGAACAGAATGCGTCCAAGGCATTGCCCAAGGCAACGATCCTCTCCTTTGATGACTACCCGCAGGCATTACTGGCGCTCCAGCAGGGCAAGGTTTTTGCTGCGACCACCGATGAATCAATTCTGGCAAACCTGCTGGGCAATGCGCCGAATAAGGATCAGTATGAAATACCGGATATACAGATTTCAGACGAGCCATACGGTCTCGGCATGCGCAAGGGTGACAAAAATTTTGTTGATTTTGTCAACAAAACGCTCCTGGAGATGGAGAAAAGCGGTGAGGCAAGGAAGATTTTTGATAAGTGGTTTGGTCCCGGCGCTACTATAGCCCTAAAGAGGGGAAGCTTCAAGATAACAGAAGGCAACAGGATAACGGAGAAGTAG
- a CDS encoding amino acid ABC transporter ATP-binding protein produces the protein MITFQGVHKWFTKLHVLNGVDLHVEPGEVLVVCGPSGSGKSTLIRTINRLEPIDQGTLIVDGMDLSDAKTNINKLRAEIGFVFQQFNLYPHLSVLKNITLAPIKIRKTGKKAAEDQAMALLERVGLADKVHSYPSQLSGGQQQRVAIARALAMKPRIMLFDEPTSALDPEMIGEVLAVMQDLARSGMTMVVVTHEMGFAREVAHNVAFMDYGAILEEARPAEFFTNPKHERAQQFLQEVLSPMH, from the coding sequence ATGATCACATTTCAAGGAGTTCACAAATGGTTTACGAAGCTCCATGTCCTGAATGGGGTGGACCTGCACGTTGAGCCGGGGGAAGTGCTGGTAGTGTGCGGCCCCTCGGGTTCCGGAAAATCAACCTTGATCAGGACCATAAACAGGCTTGAGCCTATAGATCAGGGGACGCTTATCGTTGATGGAATGGACCTGTCCGATGCCAAGACAAATATTAACAAGCTGCGGGCCGAGATAGGATTCGTTTTTCAGCAGTTTAACCTTTACCCCCATCTCTCCGTTTTGAAGAATATCACGCTTGCCCCCATCAAGATTCGCAAGACGGGGAAAAAAGCGGCGGAAGACCAGGCAATGGCCCTCCTGGAAAGGGTTGGCCTTGCCGACAAGGTGCATTCTTACCCTTCACAGTTATCGGGCGGTCAGCAGCAGCGGGTAGCCATAGCGCGTGCCCTTGCCATGAAACCCAGGATAATGCTTTTTGATGAGCCCACTTCTGCCCTTGATCCGGAGATGATTGGAGAGGTGCTGGCCGTCATGCAGGATCTTGCCCGGTCGGGGATGACCATGGTCGTCGTTACCCACGAAATGGGATTTGCCAGGGAAGTCGCTCACAATGTAGCCTTCATGGATTACGGTGCGATCCTTGAGGAGGCTCGTCCGGCAGAATTCTTTACCAACCCTAAACATGAGAGGGCGCAGCAGTTCCTGCAGGAAGTGCTGTCGCCAATGCACTGA
- a CDS encoding branched-chain amino acid aminotransferase, with the protein MEIRIITAAPDKKKPKPTDETKLGFGKIFTDHFFTMPYSGGAWHDPVIEPYRPLSLAPTALCLHYAQEIFEGMKAYRGQEDAIALFRPAENAKRMNMSARRMCMPEIDPDLFLAAVKKLVLLEKDWIPRSEGASLYIRPTMIATEAALGVHASSEYLFFIVVGPVGAYYPEGFGPTKIYVSEEYVRSVRGATGSCKAAGNYAASLYASRIAGEMGYTQVLWLDALERKYVEEVGTSNAFFVIDDELITPPLTGGAILPGITRDSVLQLARSWGLTVSERPLAMDEILAEAARGRLQEAFASGTAAIVSPIGHFFYKGREHVVNGGQAGPLTEKLYKALLGIQYGKTADPFGWRLKIS; encoded by the coding sequence ATGGAAATTAGAATTATCACGGCGGCGCCGGACAAAAAAAAGCCTAAACCGACTGATGAGACAAAACTGGGCTTTGGGAAAATATTCACTGATCACTTCTTCACGATGCCTTATAGCGGCGGCGCCTGGCACGATCCCGTCATCGAACCGTACCGCCCCCTTTCCCTGGCTCCGACTGCCCTGTGTCTGCATTATGCCCAGGAAATCTTTGAAGGTATGAAGGCTTACCGGGGACAGGAGGACGCCATCGCCCTCTTTCGGCCGGCCGAAAACGCAAAGCGGATGAATATGTCGGCCAGGAGGATGTGCATGCCCGAAATTGACCCCGATCTGTTCCTGGCGGCGGTTAAAAAATTAGTGCTGCTGGAAAAGGATTGGATCCCCCGGAGCGAGGGCGCCTCGCTTTACATCCGCCCGACCATGATCGCCACCGAAGCTGCTCTGGGCGTGCATGCCTCCAGTGAATATCTCTTTTTTATTGTTGTCGGACCAGTGGGCGCCTATTACCCGGAGGGTTTTGGTCCCACCAAAATTTACGTCAGCGAAGAATACGTGCGGTCGGTGCGCGGGGCAACGGGATCATGCAAGGCGGCGGGCAACTATGCCGCCAGTCTTTACGCGAGCCGGATCGCCGGTGAAATGGGTTATACCCAGGTGCTGTGGCTGGACGCCCTCGAGCGAAAATATGTGGAAGAAGTGGGCACCAGCAACGCCTTTTTTGTGATTGACGACGAACTGATCACGCCACCCCTGACGGGAGGGGCGATCCTGCCCGGCATTACGCGCGATTCCGTCCTCCAGTTGGCCAGAAGCTGGGGCCTTACGGTTTCCGAACGGCCGCTGGCCATGGACGAGATCCTGGCCGAAGCTGCCCGGGGGCGCCTGCAGGAGGCATTTGCCTCCGGGACGGCGGCCATCGTTTCCCCCATCGGCCATTTCTTCTACAAGGGGCGGGAGCATGTGGTCAATGGCGGCCAGGCCGGCCCGCTGACGGAAAAATTATACAAGGCCCTCCTCGGAATTCAGTATGGCAAAACGGCCGATCCCTTCGGGTGGCGGCTGAAAATATCCTAA
- a CDS encoding outer membrane lipoprotein carrier protein LolA, whose amino-acid sequence MVGADRLLPLVVVLVVGALFFTLPQSGMALSLDEVVANAQNVYENTADLKANFLQELTMKSLRKTNREEGIFYFKKPRQMVWDYTLPKAKKMVVNAKTVWLYIPADGVVYVQNAAEVFKTQAIVRFLSGWGKLADDFHITFARTDARTDDADKDGDYQLKLVPHERDFGVAELFLTLDKQFQISKVNFTDSYGNATRLVFRGIKINNNLPEKFFSFIPPAGTEVYRNR is encoded by the coding sequence GTGGTTGGAGCTGATCGTTTATTGCCGTTGGTAGTTGTCCTAGTCGTGGGGGCCCTTTTCTTCACCCTGCCGCAATCAGGGATGGCCCTTTCCCTGGACGAAGTTGTTGCCAACGCTCAGAATGTTTACGAAAATACCGCTGATCTCAAGGCTAATTTTCTCCAGGAACTCACCATGAAGTCCCTCCGTAAAACGAATCGGGAAGAGGGGATTTTTTACTTCAAAAAACCCCGGCAGATGGTCTGGGATTACACCCTGCCCAAAGCGAAAAAAATGGTGGTTAATGCGAAAACGGTGTGGCTTTATATCCCCGCCGACGGCGTTGTTTATGTGCAGAATGCCGCAGAAGTTTTTAAAACACAGGCGATTGTCCGCTTTCTGTCCGGTTGGGGCAAATTGGCGGATGATTTCCATATCACCTTCGCCAGAACCGACGCCCGCACCGATGATGCTGACAAGGACGGCGATTACCAGCTCAAGCTCGTTCCTCACGAACGCGATTTTGGGGTCGCGGAACTTTTTCTCACCTTGGACAAGCAATTTCAAATTTCGAAGGTAAATTTTACCGATAGCTATGGCAATGCGACGCGCCTTGTTTTCCGCGGCATCAAGATCAATAACAATCTGCCGGAAAAGTTTTTCAGCTTCATCCCGCCGGCGGGGACGGAGGTCTATCGCAACCGCTGA